GCTGACGCGCCTGCTGCTGGGTCTGGGCCTGCGCATCTTCTCGATGCACCCGGCGCATCTCCTCTCCGTCAAGCAGCAGGTGCTGAAGACGGACCTCGAGGTGTGCACGCCGATCTCCGGCAAGATGCTGCGCGCCGACGACCCGGAGCGCATCCGCGAGTTGATCGAGCGCCTGAACGTCTGACGCGCGAGGTCACGCGCGTGCGTCTCACCACCGAGCAGTTGCCGCGGGATCTCAGGCGCGGCGTGCAGCCGCTCTACACCGTTTACGGCGCGGAGACGCTGCTTGCGATCGAGTCCGCCGACCGCATCCGTGCTAGCGCGCGCGCCGCGGGATACAGCGAGCGCGAACTGCTCAGCGCGGAATCCGGATTCAACTGGGCCGACCTGCGCACGGCGAGCCAGAGCCTGTCGCTCTTCGGCAGCCAGCGGCTGATCGAACTGCGCATCCCGACCGGCAAGCCGGGGTCCGAGGGCGCAGCAGCCATCGAAGCGTACGCCCGCCAGCTGCCGCCGGACACCGTCACCCTCATCGTGCTGCCGGAGATGGACTGGCGCGCGGTGAAGGCGGCGTGGTTCGTCGCGCTGGAGGCGGCCGGCGTGCTGGTGGCGGCAAACCCGGTCGCCCGCGCCGATCTCCCGCGCTGGATCGGCGAGCGGCTCGCCGCGCAGGGTCAGAGCGCCGACGAGGCGACGCTCAGGTTCATCGCCGACCGCGTCGAGGGCAACCTGCTCGCCGCGCGGCAGGAGGTGGAAAAACTGGGACTCCTCTGTCCGCCCGGTCAGCTCGAGTTCGCCGACGTGGAGCAGGCGGTGCTCGACGTCGCCCGCTACGACCCCTTCGCACTCGGTGAAGCGCTCTTCGCCGGCGACCTCGCGTTTCTCGCCCGCATGCTGCGCGGCCTCGAAGCGGAGGGAGTCGCCGCCCCGATGGCTTTGTGGGCAGTCGCCGACGAGGTCCGCACCGTAGTGAACGTCGCTACCGGTCTCGCCCGCGGGCAGACCGAGTCCGCCGCCCTCAAGGCGGCCCGCGTCTGGGGACCGCGCCAGGCGCGGGTGGCGCGTGCCGCGCGCAGCGTTCCGCTCGCCGTGCTGGAGGACGCGCTCATGGCGGCGGCGCAGATCGATCTCGTCGTGAAGGGCTTGCAGCGCGGCGACGCCTGGCGCGAACTGGGGCGGTTGACGCTCGCGCTGGGGCGCGCCGTCACCGAGCGCGGGCCCCGCTCCGCGCCGCGGCCGGGCTAGAATGGGCACTGCTGCAATCGGGGAACGAGCATGGATGTGCAGACCTACATGCAGGGCGTCGGCAAGGCGGCACGGGCGGCCGGCCGTGCCATGGCGAAAGCGGACACGCGCGCCAAGAACGGCGCGCTGCTCGCCATGGCCGAGGCCATCGTCCGCGACGAGCAGCGGCTGCTCGCTGCCAACGCCGAGGACGTCGCCGCCGCGCAGGCCCGCGGGCTGGAGCCCGCGCTCATCGACCGCCTCACGCTGTCGGCCACAGGCGTGCACGGCATGGCCGAGGGCTTGCGGCAGATCGCCGCCCTGCCCGATCCGATCGGCGAAATCACGCACCTGAGCTTCCGCCCGTCCGGCATCCAGGTCGGTCGCATGCGCGTGCCGCTGGGGGTCGTCGGCATCATCTACGAGGCGCGCCCGAACGTGACCGCGGATGCAGCCGGGCTCTGCCTCAAGGCAGGCAACGCCACCATTCTGCGCGGGGGATCGGAAGCGATCCGCTCGAACCAGGCAATCGCGGCCTGCGTGCACGGGGGCCTGCTGGCAGCGGGCCTGCCGCAGACTGCGGTGCAGGTGATCGAGACCACGGACCGGGCGGCGGTCGGCGAACTGCTGCGCATGGACGATTGTGTAGACGTGATCGTGCCGCGCGGCGGCAAGGGACTGGTCGAGCGCGTCATGGCGGAGTCGCGCATCCCGATGATCAAGCACCTGGACGGCGTGTGCCATGTCTACATCGACGATCACGCGGACATGGACAAGGCGGTGCGCATCGCCGACAACGCGAAGACGCAGCGCTACGGCACCTGCAACACGATGGAGACGCTCCTCGTCCACCGCCGCATCGCCCCCATCGTGCTGCCGCGGCTGGCCGCCATCTACCTCGCCAAGGGAGTCGAGTTGCGGGGCTGTGACACCGCGCAGGGGCTCGTGCCGGAGATGAAGCCGGCGACGGAGGACGACTGGTACGCCGAGTATCTCGCGCCGATCCTCGCCGTGCGCATAGTGAACGACCTCGATCAGGCGATCGACCACATCACGCGGTATGGCTCGCGCCACACCGACGCGATCGTCACCGAGGACCTGGGACGCGCCCGCCGCTTCCTGCGCGAAGTGGATTCGAGCTCGGTGATGGTGAACGCCTCGACCCGCTTCGCCGACGGCTTCGAGTACGGCCTCGGCGCCGAGATCGGCATCTCCACCGACAAGATCCACGCGCGTGGTCCGGTCGGGCTCGAAGGGCTGACGTCGCTCAAGTTCGTCGTCCTCGGCGACGGCGAGATCAGGCAGTAGCTGCACCTCTTCGGTCAGGCAGAACTTTCGCCAACCAGCGCCAGTCGCAGCTTGTTGCTGCCCACGGAGACGCACATGGGTCGATTCGGTTGGACCACGCTCCTTGCCCTGATGCCGGTCACCCTGCAGGCCGCCCCCGACAGGCCCGACCCGAACTACATCGCGCGCATCTCGCTCTCCGTGGTGAAGGTGCACGCCCACTCCGCCCAGGGCAAGACGGGCTTCGGTTCCGGGGTCATGGTCGGCCCGGGTGAAGTGGCGACCAACTGTCACGTGACGCGTGACGCCGAATCGATCAGCGTGCGCAAGGGTGGCATCTGGCTCGCCGTGCAGGCGCAACGCGCCAACCCGGGCCGCGACCTGTGCTTGCTGACCGTGCCCGCCACATCGCCGATCCCGGTCGCACCGATGCGCAGCGTGAGCGAAACTGCGGCGGGTCAGACGGTCTATGCGGTGAGCTTTCCGGGCGGCGCCGGCTCCATGTTCGCGAGCGGCAGAATCCACGGCCTGCACGGCTTCGATGGCTCGCGCGTGATCGAGACCACGACCGGGTTCAACCTGGGGTCGAGCGGCGGTGCATTGTTCGACGACGAGGGTAGGCTCCTGGGCCTTACCACGTTTCGCGCGCGCGGCAGCCGCGACAACCACTTCTATGCGATTCCATCCGACTGGATCGAAGAGCTGCGCCAGCAGCCGGCACAGCCGGTCGCACCGCTCGGCACGGTATTACAGCCGTTCTGGAGCGAGGCCAGGGCGCGTCAGCCGCACTTCCTGCAGGCGGTTCCGCTGGAATCCGAAGAGGACTGGGAAGGGCTGCAGCGGGTCGCCGGACAATGGTCGCGGGTCGATCCGGCCGACGCGGACGCGTGGTACTTCCTGGGTCGCGCTCAGGTGAAACTGAATCGCCCCGACGCGGCCGTGCCGGCGTTCCAGCGTGCGGTGGAACTGAATCCGGAATTCGGCCGCGCTTGGCTCGAACTGGGGCTGCTCTACGCGCGGCTCGGTCGCACTGCCGAGCTGGAGCGCGTGCGCGTGTCCCTGATGTCGGTGGACGAGGATCTCGAACAGGAACTCGTCGGCGCACTCGGCGGTATCTGAGTCTTCCGCCCGATTCCCGGCGCAGCCGCCGTATCGCTCATTCGGGCGCGCTGCTCGCGTGATCCGCGATGCGGATCATGCGCTCGGCGTCCGTGATCCACACGATGCCATCGCCGCGCTGACCGGTCGAGGACACCTCGACCAGCACCTGCAGTATGCCCTCGACCATTTCGTCCGGAGCCACGATCTCGATGCGCACCTTCGGGCTGAACTCGGTGAGTTCTTCGCGGATGCTCTTGCGTTCGGCGTCGGTCGAACGACTGCAGCCCTCCACCCTGATGACGGTCATGCCCGGAAAATCCTTCACGTGCCGAAACGCGCGGCGAATCTTGGGCACCCGGGACGGCTGTACGACGGCCTTGATCTCCTTCATGAACGGCTCTCCTTGCATCTGCTGCTGATCTCGGCCTAGGCCTCGATCTTCTTCTCTTCGAACATCCGGTAGAGGACCGGCAGCACCACCAGCGTGAGCAACGTGGAAGTGATCAGTCCACCGATCACCACCACGGCCAGCGGCCGCTGCACTTCGGAACCCGGTCCGGTCGCGAACAGAAACGGAATCAGCCCCAGCATCGCCACCGTGGCCGTCATCAGCACCGGTCGCAGGCGCTGCGTGCAGCCCTCCACGATTGCCGCCCGCGTACCCAGTCCTTCCTCGCGCAGATTGCGAATATAGGACACGAGCACGACACCGTTCAGCACCGCGATACCCCAGAGCGTGATGAAGCCGACCGATGCGGGAACGGAAAGGTACTCACCGGTGCCAAGCAGGGAAAAGATGCCGCCGATCGACGCGAACGGCAACACCAGAATGATGATCGCAGCGTAGCGCACCGAGTTGAAGAGCAGGAACAGCAGGAAGAAGATCGCGGCGATGGTGATCGGGATGATGATCATGAGCCGCTGGCTCGCGCGCTGCAGATTCTCGAACTGGCCGCCCCACGAGAAGTAATAGCCTTCGGGAAGCGCGATCTTCTCCTCCGCAGCCTTCTGCAGTTCGGCCACGAAACCGCCCAGGTCGCGCCCATGCACGTTGGCCCCGACCACGATGCGCCGCTTGGCCGTCTCGCGGCTCACCTGGGCGGGTCCCTCGCGCACCTCGATCGTGGCGAGATCCTTGAGCGGGATCAGCGCACCGTTGGGAGAGCGCACGAGGATCTGCGCGATCTTGTCGGCATTGTTGCGAAACTCCGGCGGGAAACGCACCGCGGCAGAGAAGCGACGCTCGCCTTCGTAGACCTCCGTCGCAACGCGTCCCTGGATCGCCGTCTCGATGATGTCGTTGATGTCCGCGACGTTGATGCCGTGACGGGCGATGGCCTTGCGGTCGATCTCGACGGTGAGGTATTGCTGGCCGCTCACCCGCTCCAGGCGCACGTCTGCGGCGCCGCGAATCGTGCCGAGCAGCTGTACGACCTCGTCCGCCTTTTCCTTCAGCACGTCGATGTCGTCACCGAAGATCTTGATGGCGACGTCGGATCGCACGCCGGTTACGAGCTCGTCGACGCGATCCGAGATCGGCTGCGCCATGATGATCTGGACACCCGGCAGCACCTGGAGTTTCTCGCGAATCGCCGCGGCCACATCATTCTGGTCCCAGCCCTCCGGCAGTTCGGACTCGACCTTCACGGTCGCGATCGGCGTCGATTCGTTTTCCGGCTGCGGATCGGTCGGGTTCTCGCTGCGGCCCAGTTGCGAGACGACCATCGCCACCCCCGGAACCTCCTTCACGAGGCGCATCGCCTCGGTTTCCAGCTTGATCGATTCCTCGAGCGACATGTTGGTCACCCGGTTGATGCCGGGCACGATCGCACCTTCCTTCATCTCGGGAATGAAGGACGTGCCGAGCAACGGAAACGCGCCCACGCTCAGCACGAGCAGCATCACGCCGCCGAACACCACCGTGTACGGCCGCCCCAGCGCCCAGTTCAGCACGCGCAGGTAAGGCTCCTTCACCAGCCGCACCAGACGCGTGTCGTGCTCCGCGCCGCCCTTCAGGAAATACGAACACAGGACCGGAGAAAGCGTCAGCGAAAGCACGAGAGAGACGAACATCGCAATCGCGATGACATAGGCGAGAGGGGCGAACATCTTGCCCTCCATGCCCTGCAGCGTCATCAGGGGAAGAAAGACGAGGCAGATGATGCCGACACCGAAGAGCACCGGTGTGCCGACCTCCACCGCCGCACGCAACACGACGAGACCCCGGCTCTCGCCGCTCCCCTTCGCTTCGCCCAGGTGCCGGAACGTGTTCTCGACCACCACCACCGAGCCGTCGACCATCATGCCGATGGCGATGGCAAGCCCGCCGAGCGACATCAGGTTCGCGGACAGGTCGAACTTGTTCATGGCGATGAAGGTGACGAGCGGTGTCACGATCAGCGTGGCGACGACGATGAGGCTGGAGCGCAGGTCGCCGAGGAACAGGAAGAGCACGATGACGACGAGCACGATGCCTTCCATCAGCACCTTCGTGACCGTCCAGATCGCCGCGTTCACGAGATCCGTCCGGTCGTAGTACGGCACGATCCTGAGCCCGTTCGGCAGCATCCCCTTTTCGTTGATCTCGGCCACCCGCTTCTTGACGCGCGTCACGATGTCCTTCGCGTTGCCGCCGCGGATCATCAGCACGATGCCGCCCACCGACTCGGTATCGCCGTTCTTGATGACCGCGCCGAAGCGCACGGCATGGCCGAGCGACACCTGCGCCACGTTGCGCACGAAGACCGGCGTGCCGTCCTGCTCCTTGAGCACGATGTTGGCGATGTCCTCCAGCGAACCGATGAGGCCGATGCCGCGCACGAGATACTGTTCGGCGTCCCGGCGCAGCACGCCGCCACCGGCGTTGGCGTTGTTGTTGGCGAGCGCCTTGGTGACGTCCTCGAGCGTGACGCCGTAGTGCCGCAGACGGTTGGGATCGACCAGCACCTGGTACTGCTTCTCGAGCCCGCCGATCGAGTTGATCTCGGCAACACCCGGAATGCCCCGCAACAGGGGACGCACGACCCAGTCCTGCACCGTGCGCCGCTCGATCAACTCCTGTTCCGTGAGCGGGGTCGCGCCGTCGTCGGAGCGCTCGAGCGTGTACTGATACACCTCGCCCAGACCGGTCGAGACCGGGCCCAGCACCGGTTTCACGCCGGGAGGCAGACGCTCGCCGACCTCGAGGAGGCGCTCCATCACGAGCTGCCGTGCGAAGTAGACGTCGGTATCGTCGGTGAAGACGAGCGTGATCTGCGAGAGCGCGTTGCGGTTCACCGAGCGCATCTCGGTGAGGCCCGGCAAACCCGTCATCGAGATCTCCAGCGGCACGGTGACGAAGCGCTCGACCTCCACGGGCGAACGGCCCGGCACCTCTGCGGCAATCTGTACCTGGACGTTGGTGACGTCCGGAAACGCGTCCACCGCAATCCGCCGCAGGGCGTCGATACCCGCCGCGACCAGTGCCACTGCGATCACGACGACGACGATGCGCTGCTTGAGCGCGGCGCGAATGACGGCCTCGATCATGGCTTGTTCGGACGTCCTAGCCCAGGATGCGCCGCTTGCGCTCGTTGTTGAGGTGGAAGGCGCCATCGACGACGATGGCATCGCCTTCCCCGAGGCCGTCCTTCAGGACGACGACCGATCCGCTCTCCTGACCAAGCGCGACCGGCACCAGCCGGAACTCGTTTTCTCCCGTGCGCGCGAAGACGTGATCGCGGTTGGCCTCGCGCACGACGGCGGTGATCGGCACCACCATCTGTTTCTGGGGAACGCCGCGAATGAGCAGATTGGCCAGCATGGCGGGCTTGATCGCGCGATCGGAATTGACGACGTCGGTGCGCACCTGCACGGTTCGCGTCGCTGGATTCACCGTGGAGCTGATGAAGATGATCTTGCCCGTGA
This is a stretch of genomic DNA from Betaproteobacteria bacterium. It encodes these proteins:
- a CDS encoding phosphoenolpyruvate--protein phosphotransferase, giving the protein LTRLLLGLGLRIFSMHPAHLLSVKQQVLKTDLEVCTPISGKMLRADDPERIRELIERLNV
- a CDS encoding trypsin-like peptidase domain-containing protein, coding for MGRFGWTTLLALMPVTLQAAPDRPDPNYIARISLSVVKVHAHSAQGKTGFGSGVMVGPGEVATNCHVTRDAESISVRKGGIWLAVQAQRANPGRDLCLLTVPATSPIPVAPMRSVSETAAGQTVYAVSFPGGAGSMFASGRIHGLHGFDGSRVIETTTGFNLGSSGGALFDDEGRLLGLTTFRARGSRDNHFYAIPSDWIEELRQQPAQPVAPLGTVLQPFWSEARARQPHFLQAVPLESEEDWEGLQRVAGQWSRVDPADADAWYFLGRAQVKLNRPDAAVPAFQRAVELNPEFGRAWLELGLLYARLGRTAELERVRVSLMSVDEDLEQELVGALGGI
- a CDS encoding P-II family nitrogen regulator; the protein is MKEIKAVVQPSRVPKIRRAFRHVKDFPGMTVIRVEGCSRSTDAERKSIREELTEFSPKVRIEIVAPDEMVEGILQVLVEVSSTGQRGDGIVWITDAERMIRIADHASSAPE
- a CDS encoding DNA polymerase III subunit delta; this translates as MRLTTEQLPRDLRRGVQPLYTVYGAETLLAIESADRIRASARAAGYSERELLSAESGFNWADLRTASQSLSLFGSQRLIELRIPTGKPGSEGAAAIEAYARQLPPDTVTLIVLPEMDWRAVKAAWFVALEAAGVLVAANPVARADLPRWIGERLAAQGQSADEATLRFIADRVEGNLLAARQEVEKLGLLCPPGQLEFADVEQAVLDVARYDPFALGEALFAGDLAFLARMLRGLEAEGVAAPMALWAVADEVRTVVNVATGLARGQTESAALKAARVWGPRQARVARAARSVPLAVLEDALMAAAQIDLVVKGLQRGDAWRELGRLTLALGRAVTERGPRSAPRPG
- a CDS encoding efflux RND transporter periplasmic adaptor subunit; translated protein: EIDSVAAVNATMSGSVIDRQINQGQVVQPADAMFTVADLEHVWIEGEVPEQQAYLVEMGEEVRIELPALPGRRVTGKIIFISSTVNPATRTVQVRTDVVNSDRAIKPAMLANLLIRGVPQKQMVVPITAVVREANRDHVFARTGENEFRLVPVALGQESGSVVVLKDGLGEGDAIVVDGAFHLNNERKRRILG
- a CDS encoding glutamate-5-semialdehyde dehydrogenase, whose protein sequence is MDVQTYMQGVGKAARAAGRAMAKADTRAKNGALLAMAEAIVRDEQRLLAANAEDVAAAQARGLEPALIDRLTLSATGVHGMAEGLRQIAALPDPIGEITHLSFRPSGIQVGRMRVPLGVVGIIYEARPNVTADAAGLCLKAGNATILRGGSEAIRSNQAIAACVHGGLLAAGLPQTAVQVIETTDRAAVGELLRMDDCVDVIVPRGGKGLVERVMAESRIPMIKHLDGVCHVYIDDHADMDKAVRIADNAKTQRYGTCNTMETLLVHRRIAPIVLPRLAAIYLAKGVELRGCDTAQGLVPEMKPATEDDWYAEYLAPILAVRIVNDLDQAIDHITRYGSRHTDAIVTEDLGRARRFLREVDSSSVMVNASTRFADGFEYGLGAEIGISTDKIHARGPVGLEGLTSLKFVVLGDGEIRQ
- a CDS encoding efflux RND transporter permease subunit yields the protein MIEAVIRAALKQRIVVVVIAVALVAAGIDALRRIAVDAFPDVTNVQVQIAAEVPGRSPVEVERFVTVPLEISMTGLPGLTEMRSVNRNALSQITLVFTDDTDVYFARQLVMERLLEVGERLPPGVKPVLGPVSTGLGEVYQYTLERSDDGATPLTEQELIERRTVQDWVVRPLLRGIPGVAEINSIGGLEKQYQVLVDPNRLRHYGVTLEDVTKALANNNANAGGGVLRRDAEQYLVRGIGLIGSLEDIANIVLKEQDGTPVFVRNVAQVSLGHAVRFGAVIKNGDTESVGGIVLMIRGGNAKDIVTRVKKRVAEINEKGMLPNGLRIVPYYDRTDLVNAAIWTVTKVLMEGIVLVVIVLFLFLGDLRSSLIVVATLIVTPLVTFIAMNKFDLSANLMSLGGLAIAIGMMVDGSVVVVENTFRHLGEAKGSGESRGLVVLRAAVEVGTPVLFGVGIICLVFLPLMTLQGMEGKMFAPLAYVIAIAMFVSLVLSLTLSPVLCSYFLKGGAEHDTRLVRLVKEPYLRVLNWALGRPYTVVFGGVMLLVLSVGAFPLLGTSFIPEMKEGAIVPGINRVTNMSLEESIKLETEAMRLVKEVPGVAMVVSQLGRSENPTDPQPENESTPIATVKVESELPEGWDQNDVAAAIREKLQVLPGVQIIMAQPISDRVDELVTGVRSDVAIKIFGDDIDVLKEKADEVVQLLGTIRGAADVRLERVSGQQYLTVEIDRKAIARHGINVADINDIIETAIQGRVATEVYEGERRFSAAVRFPPEFRNNADKIAQILVRSPNGALIPLKDLATIEVREGPAQVSRETAKRRIVVGANVHGRDLGGFVAELQKAAEEKIALPEGYYFSWGGQFENLQRASQRLMIIIPITIAAIFFLLFLLFNSVRYAAIIILVLPFASIGGIFSLLGTGEYLSVPASVGFITLWGIAVLNGVVLVSYIRNLREEGLGTRAAIVEGCTQRLRPVLMTATVAMLGLIPFLFATGPGSEVQRPLAVVVIGGLITSTLLTLVVLPVLYRMFEEKKIEA